Within Hydrogenophaga sp. PAMC20947, the genomic segment GCAGCTCACAGAGCAACTGCCCGACTTGGCGGTTGAGGGGTTTGATGCGGCCGTCTGGCTCTGGGCACTGCCCGGCGAGCGCAGCGCCGAATGGATGGCCCGGCGCCTGGCGCCCAACCAACGTGTGCTTGTGGCCAGTCCTGCCTATCTGGCCCGGCGTGGCGTTCCCGGACAAGCGGGTGCACTGGCCACCCACGATTGCCTGGTGGTGCGCGAAAACGGGACGGGACCTGGGGAGCGCTACGACCATTGGCGCCTGTGGAACGCCGACGATCAACAAACCCACCATGTACCTGTACAGGGGCCGTTGTCGAGCAATTCGGGCGAGATGGTGCGGGACTGGTGCCTGAGCGGCCAAGGCATCATGCTGCGCAGCCTGTGGGACGTCGCACCCCAGCTGGCCAGCGGAGCGCTCATTCAGGTGCTCCCGGCGTATTCCATGCCCGATGCAGACATCCACTGGCTGGCGCCCTACCGGGCCCAGGTGCCCCGCCGAATCCGGTTGCTGACAGACTTTGTGGCCCAGGCATTTAGCGAGGAGCCATGGAGGATCAGACCGCTCGGGGTGGACGCACCACCAGGCTCACGCCCAGTGCTGTGAGCGCGATACCAGCGATGGTGATCGGGCCAATGGGCTCGTCAAACAGCGTCCATGCGATCAGCGCTGTGCAGGGTGGCACCAGGTACATCAGGGTGGCCACCGATGCCGCCGCACCGCGTTGGATCAACAGGTACAGCAAAGAGCTGCCGCCCAGTGTGAGCCCCAGCACCGACCAGGCCATGGCGCCCATCAGCTCGCCATTCCAGCGCATGCTTTCGGTCTCGGCGAGGGCCAATGGCAATGTCACCAACAGCGCGGCCAGCAGTTGCACGGTGTTTGCACTGCGCACGTCACAAGGCTTTACAAAGCGCTTTTGGTACAGGGTACCGGCGGTGATGGACAGCAAGGCCATCACGGCAAACCCCAGGTTCACCCAGTTGGCCTGATCGCCCGGGCCGCCAGCGCCAAACTTGCGGGACACCACCAGCACCAGGCCAGCAAAGCCCAGCAGCAAGCCCACCCACTGGCGCCGGGAGACGTGCCCGTCGGACCCGCCCATGGCGCTCAGCCAGATGGCGGTGAGCACGGGCTGTATGCCCACGATCAAAGCCGACAAGCCTGAGCCCATGCCGGCTTTTACAGCCGCCCACACACCGCCCAGGTAGCCCGCGTGCATCAACACGCCAGTGACCGAAAGATGGAGCCACTGCCTGCGGTCTTTGGGCCACGAAACGCGGGTCACCCAGATCCAGGGCAGGAAACACAAAATGGACAGGGCATACCGCACCGCCAGAAATTTCATCGGCGGGGCATGTGGCATGCCAAAGCGGGCCACGATGAACCCGGTGCTCCAGATCAGCACAAACACCCAGGGCATGGCGCGCAGCCATGCGTTGTCTTGACTCGAGGACGACATGCTGGCGCCTCAGCGTGACCGGGCGCGAATCTCGGGCAAGGCTTTCTGCAGGTAATACACCATCGACCAGATGGTCAGCACAGCCGAGGCCCAGATCAGCCAGGTGCCCCAGATACGCGTGTCGACCACGCCGAGGGCGACCCCGTCAAACAGCAAAAAGGGTATCGCGACCATCTGCACAGTGGTTTTGAGCTTGCCCACCATGTGCACCGCCACACTCTTGGTGGCTCCGATGATGGCCATCCATTCGCGCAGCGACGAAATGGCAATTTCACGCCCGATGATGATCAGCGCGACAAACACATCGGCGCGACCCAGATGCACCAGTATCAGCACGCTGGCGCACACCAGAATCTTGTCGGCCACCGGATCCAGAAAGGCACCAAAGGCCGAGGTCTGGTTGAGGCGGCGCGCCAGGTAGCCGTCGGCCCAATCGGTGAGCGCAAACACAACGAACATCACCGTGGCGATCAGGTTTTGTTCGGCGGTACTGAAACCGTCGAGATAAAACACCCCGACGATCAACGGGATGGCCACGATGCGCGCCCAGGTCAGCAGTGTCGGGAGGTTAAAAAACATGTGGAGATTATGGGCGCAGCAGGCACAGGGCGTTCAAAACGTTGTCACCTTGACCCAGCCCCTGCTCCGCCGACGCACGAACAACGCACTCAACCACCATGAAACCGGCTCCAGTAGAACAGCGCCGGGCCCAGGATGATGACCCAGGTGATCAGCAATCCGACCCTACCGGGCTGGATCAAAAAGCTCTTGTGGGGTCGCTTCGGGTTGTAAAACACGGACACCGTGCCATCAGGATGGCGCTGAACACCTTTCAGCTGGGCTTCGAGTAAAAAGCGCCCGTTGTGGCTGGCCACCATCACCCATGTTGATACCCGATGCCCCTCGTAGACGCGCCCGTCCACCCGGTAACGGTAGGCTGATTTCAGGCTGTACTGCTGGTCGGACCTCACCCATTCCGGGCCCCCCCACCGCTCCACCCCCGCTTGGGCGAGCACCCCGGGTGCGGCAGGCCAACGGCGGATGCGCAGCTGAAAAGCCAGGGAATAAATGCCCACCACCCCGCAATACACCGCGACCCAAAACAGGATCGCTTGCACATCCCCTTGCCACGCCTGCTGCCACATGGATTGAACGTAACCCCAAACCGCCTGCATGTCGCCCTCTCCTTTGAACTCAACTCGGCTGCACCCCCCAAAAGGGTTCACTCAGCGCAATGCACGGTAAATCGTATCCGCCAGATCGCTGGAGATCCCCTCCACCGTGCAAAGGTCTTCCACGCTGGCGCTGGCCACCCCGCGCACGCCGCCAAACCGCTGCAACAGGCGAGCGCGCTTCTTCGGCCCCACCCCCGGAATGTCTTCCAGCTTGCTGGACCCCGTGCGCACCTTGGCGCGCTGGGCCCGCATGCCGGTGATGGCAAAGCGGTGGGCTTCGTCACGAATCTGGGCCACCAGCATGAGCGCGGCCGAATCGTGCCCCAGGTACACCTTTTCTCGGCCATCGGCAAAGACCAGCTCTTCCAGGCCCACTTTCCTGCCCTCGCCTTTTTCTACACCGACGATGAGCGACAGGTCCAGACCCAACTGCTGGAACACTTCACGGGCCATGCTGACCTGGCCCTTGCCGCCATCGACCAAGACCAGGTCGGGCATGCGGGGGCCTTTTGGCAAGCCGCTGGCGGGATCGGTCGCGGTCTCAGTCGCGGACTCCTCTGCGGACGCTGGCGCTGCGGCCAATGCGGGGCCCTCCGCCGCAACTTTCGACGCGTCTTCTGTTGCGGCTATTTCCAGTTCTGCGCGCTGGGCCTCGGCCACCTTGCTGTAGCGCCGCGACAGCACCTGGCGCATGGCTGCGTAATCGTCGCCTGGTGTGATGCCCTCGATCTTGTACCGCCGGTACTGGCTGTTTTGCATCTTGTGGTCTTCAAACACGACGCAAGAGGCCTGGGTAGATTCGCCGGCCGTGTGCGAGATATCGAAGCACTCGACCCGCAACGTGTCAAGCTGATCGTCGGGCAATTGCAGGGCATCGGCCAGCGCGCGTGTCCGCGCCTGCTGCGAGCCTTCTTCAGCCAACAGCCGGGCCAGCGCGATTTCGGCATTCTTTTGCGCCATCTCCAGCCAGATGCGGCGGTGCTCGCGGGGCTGGTGCACCGCATTCACCTTCTGCCCCGTTTGTTCGCTCAAGGCATCGAGCAACGAGGTGCCGACCTTGTGGCTGGTCACAAGAATGAAAGGCATCGCCACACCAAGGTAATGCTGGGCAATAAAAGCTTCGAGCACCTGCACGGCCACCTGGTCCACCGGATCGCCCTCACCGACCTCATGGACCTCTCCCGCCTCTCGCAGGGCGCGGTCGATTTGTGTGGCGTCGTCCACATGGGCGGGGAAATAGGGGCGGTCGCCCAGATGCCGCCCTCCCCTCACCATGGCCAGGTTCACACAGGCGCGCCCGCCATGCACCTTGACCGCCAGCACATCCACGTCTTTGTCCGACACGTTGTCCATGGCCTGCTGGTGCAGGACACGGGACAAGGCCGACATCTGGTTGCGGATCTCGGCCGCCTGCTCAAACTCCAGCTGCTCAGCGTGCGCCATCATGCGGGCCTCCAGCGTGTCCAGCACGGCCTGGGTCTCACCGCGCAGAAAGGCTTCGGCGTCCCGCACGTCGCGGCCGTAAGCCTCGCTGTCGACGAGGTCCACACAGGGGCCGCTGCAACGTTTGATCTGGTAGAGCAGACAAGGCCGGGTGCGGTTGGCGAACACGGTGTCTTCGCAGGTGCGAAGCCGGAACACCTTTTGCAGCAGGGTCACCGATTCTTTGACAGCCCAGGCGCTGGGGAAGGGCCCGTAATAACTGTGGCGCTTGTCGACCACGCCGCGGTAGTAGGCCATGCGGGGAAAGGCGATCGAGGGTGGCGGCTTGGGGCCTGCCGTGCGGTAGGTTTCCCGGGTGCCCGTGATCTTGAGGTAGGGGTAGCTCTTGTCGTCCCGGAACAGGATGTTGAACTTGGGGTTCAGCGTCTTGATCAGGTTGTTTTCGAGCAGCAGGGCCTCGGCCTCTGACCGCACCACGGTGGTTTCCATGCGCACGATGCGGCTGACCATGTGGCCAATGCGTGTGCCATCCAGTGTTTTCTGGAAATAGCTGCTGACCCGCTTTTTGAGGTTGCGCGCCTTGCCCACATACAGCAATTGCCCCTGGGCATCGAAATAGCGGTAGACCCCGGGCAAGCCCGGCAAGGCCGCGACCTCGTTCAACAGTTGTTCGGAATGCTCTGACGCCATGGGTCCGTATTGTGAACGGTGAATGACCGAGGCCTCCCGCGCCAGCCGGCGGCCACAAATACGGCAAGATCGGGGCCATGCCTCTGACCGCGACGCCCGCCCCACCCGCCGACCGCCCTTTGTGGGACGTGTTCTGTCGCGTCATTGACAACCTGGGGGATATCGGGGTCTGCTGGCGCTTTTGCAAGGCGCTGGCATCGCAGGGGCAATCGGTGCGCCTGTGGATCGATGTGCCTGAAGCCCTCGCCTGGATGGCGCCCGGCGCGCTGGAAGGCCGAGTGCCCCATGTGCAGGTGCACCACTGGACCGAACCACTGCCCTCGGGGGCGACCGAAGTCGCGCAGCCCGCCGATGTGTGGGTCGAGGCCTTTGGCTGTGACCCTGCGCCCGAGTGGGTGGCCTGGCTGACGCAACGGCTGGTGGATGGACACGCGCCGCCCGTGTGGGTCAACCTGGAGTACATGAGTGCAGAATCGTATGTGGAGCGCTTCCACCGCCTGCCTTCGCCCATCATGAGTGGCCCGCTCAACGGGCAAAGCAAATGGTTTTTTTACCCAGGATTCACGCCTGCCACCGGCGGCCTCCTTCGCGAGGCCGGGCTGATGGCCGCTCGCGCGGCATTCGACGCACCCGCCTGGCTGACGCAACAGGGCTTGCCCTGCGATTCGGGCACACGCCGGGTGAGCCTGTTTTGCTACGAACCGCCCGTGCTGGAAGCCGTGTTGCACGAAGCCGCTCTCGATCCCACGCCCAGCCAGTGGTTCATTGCCCATGGGCGGGCGCAGGCCGCGGTGGCGCAGGTGGTACCTGACGCACCCGTGCACCGGCTGCCCCCCCTGCCCCAGACCGACTTTGACCGGTTGCTGTGGGCCTGTGATTTCAACTGTGTTCGTGGAGAAGATTCACTGGTGCGCGCCCTCTGGGCCGGCCAGCCTTTTGTGTGGCACCTCTACCCGCAGCACGACAACGCCCACCACGCCAAGCTGGAAGCCTTTCTCGACTGGTTGCAGGCACCGGCTTCCTGGCGTCAGTTTCACCGCCATTGGAATGGGATCGAAACCCCGTCAGGACCCGTCTGGCCGGGCTGGGCTGTGATCGATGAATGGCGCGGCTGCGCGCTCTCGGCCAGGGAGCGGCTGCTGGCCCAACCCGACCTGGTCACCCAACTCCTCGAATTCGTTGCAAAAAAGCGATAAAATTCAAGGCTTTGCGGAAAACTGCTCGAGGCGAAACGCCCCTGCCTTGCCCGCCAACCATCTGTCTCGCCGCACAGATGCTTGCTATCAGTACCGTTCCCAGACCTCGCCGTCTTGCCGGAACTTGCGGCTCAAACCCTGGAACGCTTATGAAAATCGCTCAAGAACTCCGCGCCGGCAATGTGATCATGCACGGCAAGGATCCTATGATCGTCCTGAAAACCGAATACGCCCGTGGTGGCCGTGGCGCTGCCACCGTGCGCCTCAAACTCAAAGCCCTGCTGAACAACATGGCCACCGAAGTGGTTTGCCGGGCCGACGACAAGATGGACCAGATCATTCTGGACAAGAAAGAGTGCACCTACTCTTACTTCGCTGACCCCATGTATGTCTGCATGGACACCGAATTCAACCAGTACGAAGTAGAAGCCGAAAACATGGGCGATGCCCTGAACTACCTCGAAGACGGCATGACCGTTGAAGTGGTGTTCTACGACGGCAAGGCCATCTCCGTGGAACTGCCCACCAGCGTCGAGCGCGTGATCACCTGGACCGAGCCTGCTGTCAAAGGCGACACCTCCGGAAAAGTGCTCAAGCCTGCCAAAATCGCCACCGGTTTTGAAGTGGCCGTGCCCCTGTTTGTGGCACAAGAAGACAAGATCGAGATCGACACCCGCACCGGCGAATACCGCAAGCGCGTCTAAGGATCTTGGTGCCCCCCCCGCGCTCCACTGCCGCGCGGGTCGCCGGACCCCCAGGGGGCTGTTTTGCCTTGAGGCGGCCTGATGGCGAAACGGCGCAGACAAAGGTGGCGCGATAGCGCAGAGAAAGGCTCCATCCGGAGCCTTTTTGCATTTTTCCTTAAGCTCGAAATTCCATGGACCTGATCGCCCGAATAGCCGACGTCATCATCCCGGTGTTTTTCATCGTAGCCATCGGCTATGGCTACGCGCTGCGCAAACGCCCGGACATGTCGTCCTTCAACCGCATCGCCCTCGATGTGCTGGCCCCATTCCTGGTGTATTCCGCATTGGCGGCCAAAGACTTTCAGATCGCTGAACACTGGAGCTTGCTGATCGGCGGCGCGGTGCTCATTCTGGGCAGTGGCTTGCTGGCCTTGCCGCTGGCCAAGCTCACTGGCGCACAGCCGCGCACCCTGGTCCCGGTGGTGATGTTCAACAACTGCGGCAACATGGGCCTGCCCCTGGCGCTGCTGGCCTTTGGTTCTGAGCATTTCGGTGCAGCTGTGGCCCTGTTTTCGGTCAGCAACCTGCTGCATTTTTCACTGGGCGCGCGCATCACCAGCCAAAGCGCCCGCTCGCGCGACCTGTTGCTCAGCCCCCTCATGGTCGCGACCCTGCTGGGCTTCGCCAGTGCCTTCACAGAGGTACGGCCGCCTGAGGTGTTGATGTCCGGGATGAAGTTGCTCGGCGACGCCCTGCTGCCCATGATGCTGTTTGCCCTGGGCACCCGGTTGACAGCCCTCACGCGATCGGGTTTCGCTCTCGGCATGCTGGGCGCCCTCGCCCGCCCCATCATCGGGCTGGCGATCG encodes:
- a CDS encoding LysR family transcriptional regulator — its product is MDRSDLELVLAVRRHGSLAQAAQTLCVAPPVVSKRLASLEARLGLRLFQRTTRRVSPTAEGETLCDRAVGLLQAFESVESELREHHREPTGPIRLAATFGFGRRWLGPVLAAFQAHHPKVTVQLQLTEQLPDLAVEGFDAAVWLWALPGERSAEWMARRLAPNQRVLVASPAYLARRGVPGQAGALATHDCLVVRENGTGPGERYDHWRLWNADDQQTHHVPVQGPLSSNSGEMVRDWCLSGQGIMLRSLWDVAPQLASGALIQVLPAYSMPDADIHWLAPYRAQVPRRIRLLTDFVAQAFSEEPWRIRPLGVDAPPGSRPVL
- a CDS encoding DMT family transporter, which translates into the protein MSSSSQDNAWLRAMPWVFVLIWSTGFIVARFGMPHAPPMKFLAVRYALSILCFLPWIWVTRVSWPKDRRQWLHLSVTGVLMHAGYLGGVWAAVKAGMGSGLSALIVGIQPVLTAIWLSAMGGSDGHVSRRQWVGLLLGFAGLVLVVSRKFGAGGPGDQANWVNLGFAVMALLSITAGTLYQKRFVKPCDVRSANTVQLLAALLVTLPLALAETESMRWNGELMGAMAWSVLGLTLGGSSLLYLLIQRGAAASVATLMYLVPPCTALIAWTLFDEPIGPITIAGIALTALGVSLVVRPPRAV
- the pgsA gene encoding CDP-diacylglycerol--glycerol-3-phosphate 3-phosphatidyltransferase; this translates as MFFNLPTLLTWARIVAIPLIVGVFYLDGFSTAEQNLIATVMFVVFALTDWADGYLARRLNQTSAFGAFLDPVADKILVCASVLILVHLGRADVFVALIIIGREIAISSLREWMAIIGATKSVAVHMVGKLKTTVQMVAIPFLLFDGVALGVVDTRIWGTWLIWASAVLTIWSMVYYLQKALPEIRARSR
- a CDS encoding DUF3592 domain-containing protein, which encodes MQAVWGYVQSMWQQAWQGDVQAILFWVAVYCGVVGIYSLAFQLRIRRWPAAPGVLAQAGVERWGGPEWVRSDQQYSLKSAYRYRVDGRVYEGHRVSTWVMVASHNGRFLLEAQLKGVQRHPDGTVSVFYNPKRPHKSFLIQPGRVGLLITWVIILGPALFYWSRFHGG
- the uvrC gene encoding excinuclease ABC subunit UvrC, with product MASEHSEQLLNEVAALPGLPGVYRYFDAQGQLLYVGKARNLKKRVSSYFQKTLDGTRIGHMVSRIVRMETTVVRSEAEALLLENNLIKTLNPKFNILFRDDKSYPYLKITGTRETYRTAGPKPPPSIAFPRMAYYRGVVDKRHSYYGPFPSAWAVKESVTLLQKVFRLRTCEDTVFANRTRPCLLYQIKRCSGPCVDLVDSEAYGRDVRDAEAFLRGETQAVLDTLEARMMAHAEQLEFEQAAEIRNQMSALSRVLHQQAMDNVSDKDVDVLAVKVHGGRACVNLAMVRGGRHLGDRPYFPAHVDDATQIDRALREAGEVHEVGEGDPVDQVAVQVLEAFIAQHYLGVAMPFILVTSHKVGTSLLDALSEQTGQKVNAVHQPREHRRIWLEMAQKNAEIALARLLAEEGSQQARTRALADALQLPDDQLDTLRVECFDISHTAGESTQASCVVFEDHKMQNSQYRRYKIEGITPGDDYAAMRQVLSRRYSKVAEAQRAELEIAATEDASKVAAEGPALAAAPASAEESATETATDPASGLPKGPRMPDLVLVDGGKGQVSMAREVFQQLGLDLSLIVGVEKGEGRKVGLEELVFADGREKVYLGHDSAALMLVAQIRDEAHRFAITGMRAQRAKVRTGSSKLEDIPGVGPKKRARLLQRFGGVRGVASASVEDLCTVEGISSDLADTIYRALR
- the earP gene encoding elongation factor P maturation arginine rhamnosyltransferase EarP; protein product: MPLTATPAPPADRPLWDVFCRVIDNLGDIGVCWRFCKALASQGQSVRLWIDVPEALAWMAPGALEGRVPHVQVHHWTEPLPSGATEVAQPADVWVEAFGCDPAPEWVAWLTQRLVDGHAPPVWVNLEYMSAESYVERFHRLPSPIMSGPLNGQSKWFFYPGFTPATGGLLREAGLMAARAAFDAPAWLTQQGLPCDSGTRRVSLFCYEPPVLEAVLHEAALDPTPSQWFIAHGRAQAAVAQVVPDAPVHRLPPLPQTDFDRLLWACDFNCVRGEDSLVRALWAGQPFVWHLYPQHDNAHHAKLEAFLDWLQAPASWRQFHRHWNGIETPSGPVWPGWAVIDEWRGCALSARERLLAQPDLVTQLLEFVAKKR
- the efp gene encoding elongation factor P, which gives rise to MKIAQELRAGNVIMHGKDPMIVLKTEYARGGRGAATVRLKLKALLNNMATEVVCRADDKMDQIILDKKECTYSYFADPMYVCMDTEFNQYEVEAENMGDALNYLEDGMTVEVVFYDGKAISVELPTSVERVITWTEPAVKGDTSGKVLKPAKIATGFEVAVPLFVAQEDKIEIDTRTGEYRKRV
- a CDS encoding AEC family transporter; this encodes MDLIARIADVIIPVFFIVAIGYGYALRKRPDMSSFNRIALDVLAPFLVYSALAAKDFQIAEHWSLLIGGAVLILGSGLLALPLAKLTGAQPRTLVPVVMFNNCGNMGLPLALLAFGSEHFGAAVALFSVSNLLHFSLGARITSQSARSRDLLLSPLMVATLLGFASAFTEVRPPEVLMSGMKLLGDALLPMMLFALGTRLTALTRSGFALGMLGALARPIIGLAIGIPLAWALDLEGAARGQLLLFAALPPAVIQFMLAERYHQEPDKVGAMIMLGNALAILFVPLALALGL